The Comamonas endophytica sequence CCAACTCGGCCGCCACCGCGCCCGCATAGCCGTTCGGCGCATTCAAACCCGTGCCCACGGCCGTGCCGCCCAGCGCCAGCTCGCACAGGTGCGGAATGGCCGCGCGCACATGGCCCTGGCCATGCGCCAGCTGCGCCGCGTAGCCCGAGAACTCCTGGCCCAGCGTCAGCGGCGTTGCATCCTGCAGATGGGTGCGGCCGATCTTGATGATGCCGTCGAAGGCCTTGGCCTTTTCCTCGAGCGTGGCCTGCAGCTTGGCGATGGCCGGCAGCAGCTGGTGCGTCAGCGCCTGCACGGCCGCGACATGCATTGCCGTGGGGAACACGTCGTTGCTCGACTGGCTCTTGTTGACGTCGTCGTTCGGATGCACCAGCCGGCTCTCGCCGCGCTGCCCGCCCAGCAGTTCGCTGGCGCGGTTGGCCAGCACCTCGTTGACGTTCATGTTGGTCTGCGTGCCCGAGCCCGTCTGCCAGACGACCAGCGGGAACTCGCCCTCGTGCTGGCCGGCAACCACCTCGTCGGCCGCCGCGATGATGGCTTCGGACTTGGCGCCCTCGAGCAGGCCCAGTTCGCGGTTGACCTGGGAGGACACGCGCTTGACCAGCGCCAGCGCGTGGATCAGCTCGCGCGGCTGGCGCTCGCCGGAGATGTCGAAATTGAGCAGCGAGCGCTGCGTCTGCGCCCCCCAGAGCCTGTCGGCGGGCACCTCGATGGGGCCGAAAGTGTCATGTTCCTGTCGCGTAGCCGGTTGCGTCATCCACAAGTCTCCTGAGGGTTGAGAGGAAAAAATCCACCGGGGAATGATATCCATTCTCAATGGATTGCTGGCGTTGCACTCTGTGGCGCGTGCCCGAAGGCGGTGCCGAGCGTCCAAGTGTTATAGAAGACTACCGGGCTTTGCCACGCTTGGCGAGGAAGCGCGGGATAATCCCGGGTTGCTGTCGCTGTTACCTTCTCTAGAAAACCCACGATGACCACCACGATCCGCCAGCAGGACCTGATCGATTCGATCGCAGGCGCCCTGCAGTACATCAGCTACTACCACCCCGCCGACTACATCGCCCACCTGGCGCGCGCCTGGGAGCGCGAGCAGAGCCCGGCGGCCAAGGACGCGATGGCCCAGATCCTCACCAACTCGAAGATGTCGGCCATCGGCCGCCGCCCGATCTGCCAGGACACCGGCATCGTCAACGTCTTCCTGAAGATCGGCATGGACGTGCGCTGGGAAGGCTTCACCGGCGGCCTCGAGGACGCGATCAACGAGGGCGTGCGCCGCGGCTACAACCACCCCGACAACACGCTGCGCGCCTCCGTCGTGGCCGACCCGCACTTCGCGCGCAAGAACACCAA is a genomic window containing:
- the fumC gene encoding class II fumarate hydratase encodes the protein MTQPATRQEHDTFGPIEVPADRLWGAQTQRSLLNFDISGERQPRELIHALALVKRVSSQVNRELGLLEGAKSEAIIAAADEVVAGQHEGEFPLVVWQTGSGTQTNMNVNEVLANRASELLGGQRGESRLVHPNDDVNKSQSSNDVFPTAMHVAAVQALTHQLLPAIAKLQATLEEKAKAFDGIIKIGRTHLQDATPLTLGQEFSGYAAQLAHGQGHVRAAIPHLCELALGGTAVGTGLNAPNGYAGAVAAELAQLTGLPFVTAPNKFEALASVDALVHAHGALKTLAASLMKIANDVRWLASGPRSGIGELSIPENEPGSSIMPGKVNPTQSEALTMLAAQVMGNDVAINIGGASGNFELNVFRPMVIHNFLQSVRLLSDGMRSFNDHCAVGITPNEDRIAELVQRSLMLVTALNPHIGYDKAAYIAKKAHREGTSLREAAVASGHLTGEQFDAWVVPSQMVGNTVGFHQG